Part of the Bacteroidota bacterium genome is shown below.
TTAAAATGATATATTTCTTCGATTTATGTAATTTTAATTGGAAAAGAGACTTTTTTTGAAGAAAAAAGAGAAATTTACATTCTTGTGCCAGTCTTGCGGGTGTCAGACTCCCAAATGGATGGGGCGGTGCCCGGAATGCGGTTCCTGGGATACCCTGGTCGAGGAGAAGATTCTTGGTGCCGGGTCGGGCAAGGCCCGAATGATCCCCTCTTCTACGCCCGTGTCCATAAATTCCGTGGAGGTCACGGAAAACAATCGCCTGATGACCGGTATTTCCGAGTTTGACCGGGTTCTGGGCGGCGGTATTGTGGACGGATCTCTTATTCTCATCGGGGGGGACCCGGGTATCGGCAAATCCACCCTCATGCTCCAGGTGCTGGCCACCCTTGCCAAAGCAAATAAAAAATGTCTCTATGTATCCGGGGAAGAGTCGGTGCTGCAGCTTTCCATGCGGGGAAAACGGCTGGATTCAGGCAGCGATTCCCTTTTTATTGTGGCGGAAACAGATCTGGATGCCATCCTTTCCATGGTGGAAAAACAGCATTATGATGTCATGGTGATCGATTCCATCCAGACGGTGTTTCACCCGGAAGTCTCTTCCACCCCGGGGAGCGTGACCCAGATCCGGG
Proteins encoded:
- a CDS encoding AAA family ATPase codes for the protein MKKKEKFTFLCQSCGCQTPKWMGRCPECGSWDTLVEEKILGAGSGKARMIPSSTPVSINSVEVTENNRLMTGISEFDRVLGGGIVDGSLILIGGDPGIGKSTLMLQVLATLAKANKKCLYVSGEESVLQLSMRGKRLDSGSDSLFIVAETDLDAILSMVEKQHYDVMVIDSIQTVFHPEVSSTPGSVTQIR